A genomic region of Oncorhynchus mykiss isolate Arlee chromosome 16, USDA_OmykA_1.1, whole genome shotgun sequence contains the following coding sequences:
- the LOC110491668 gene encoding probable phosphatase phospho1 isoform X2 has translation MAASSVPSTAPVPSPPKRFLVLFDFDETIVNESSDDAVVRAAPGQQLPDWLRHSYREGYYNEQMQRILAYMAEQGVTEDSIRSKVEQIPPTPGLLTLFQYLQSRKQDFELVVVSDANMYFIEAWLERAGARHLFHRIFTNPASFDAQGRLVLLPFHAHDCQRCPDNMCKQVIVRGYLARRQQERGGCPFQRVFYVGDGANDICPMLALGPRDTAFPRRHFPMHRLLQEMQDAGTEGLKVSVVPWASGQDVVDCLNRLEEER, from the coding sequence ATGGCTGCCTCATCTGTCCCTTCCACGGCCCCAGTCCCGTCCCCTCCCAAACGCTTCCTGGTTCTCTTCGACTTCGACGAGACTATCGTCAACGAGAGCAGCGACGATGCAGTGGTGCGCGCCGCCCCGGGCCAGCAGCTCCCCGATTGGCTGAGACACTCGTACCGCGAGGGCTACTACAACGAGCAAATGCAGCGCATCCTGGCCTACATGGCTGAGCAGGGCGTCACTGAGGACTCCATTCGCTCCAAGGTCGAGCAAATCCCCCCCACGCCCGGCCTTCTCACTCTCTTCCAGTACCTCCAGTCCCGCAAGCAGGACTTTGAGTTGGTGGTGGTCTCCGACGCAAACATGTACTTCATTGAGGCATGGCTGGAGAGGGCTGGGGCTCGCCACCTCTTCCACAGGATCTTCACCAACCCGGCCAGCTTTGACGCTCAGGGGCGCCTGGTGCTCCTGCCCTTCCACGCCCACGACTGCCAGCGCTGCCCCGATAACATGTGCAAGCAGGTGATCGTACGCGGGTACCTGGCGCGGCGGCAGCAGGAGCGCGGCGGCTGCCCATTCCAGAGGGTGTTCTACGTGGGGGACGGGGCCAACGACATTTGCCCCATGCTGGCCCTGGGGCCCCGTGACACGGCCTTCCCCAGGAGGCACTTTCCCATGCACCGGCTGCTGCAGGAGATGCAGGACGCTGGGACCGAGGGCCTTAAGGTCAGCGTGGTGCCCTGGGCTAGCGGGCAGGACGTGGTGGACTGCCTGAAcaggctggaggaggagagatga
- the LOC110491668 gene encoding probable phosphatase phospho1 isoform X1: protein MFTGVGEPPLHRSPNMAASSVPSTAPVPSPPKRFLVLFDFDETIVNESSDDAVVRAAPGQQLPDWLRHSYREGYYNEQMQRILAYMAEQGVTEDSIRSKVEQIPPTPGLLTLFQYLQSRKQDFELVVVSDANMYFIEAWLERAGARHLFHRIFTNPASFDAQGRLVLLPFHAHDCQRCPDNMCKQVIVRGYLARRQQERGGCPFQRVFYVGDGANDICPMLALGPRDTAFPRRHFPMHRLLQEMQDAGTEGLKVSVVPWASGQDVVDCLNRLEEER, encoded by the exons ATGTTCACCG GTGTGGGCGAGCCACCGCTCCACCGCTCCCCAAACATGGCTGCCTCATCTGTCCCTTCCACGGCCCCAGTCCCGTCCCCTCCCAAACGCTTCCTGGTTCTCTTCGACTTCGACGAGACTATCGTCAACGAGAGCAGCGACGATGCAGTGGTGCGCGCCGCCCCGGGCCAGCAGCTCCCCGATTGGCTGAGACACTCGTACCGCGAGGGCTACTACAACGAGCAAATGCAGCGCATCCTGGCCTACATGGCTGAGCAGGGCGTCACTGAGGACTCCATTCGCTCCAAGGTCGAGCAAATCCCCCCCACGCCCGGCCTTCTCACTCTCTTCCAGTACCTCCAGTCCCGCAAGCAGGACTTTGAGTTGGTGGTGGTCTCCGACGCAAACATGTACTTCATTGAGGCATGGCTGGAGAGGGCTGGGGCTCGCCACCTCTTCCACAGGATCTTCACCAACCCGGCCAGCTTTGACGCTCAGGGGCGCCTGGTGCTCCTGCCCTTCCACGCCCACGACTGCCAGCGCTGCCCCGATAACATGTGCAAGCAGGTGATCGTACGCGGGTACCTGGCGCGGCGGCAGCAGGAGCGCGGCGGCTGCCCATTCCAGAGGGTGTTCTACGTGGGGGACGGGGCCAACGACATTTGCCCCATGCTGGCCCTGGGGCCCCGTGACACGGCCTTCCCCAGGAGGCACTTTCCCATGCACCGGCTGCTGCAGGAGATGCAGGACGCTGGGACCGAGGGCCTTAAGGTCAGCGTGGTGCCCTGGGCTAGCGGGCAGGACGTGGTGGACTGCCTGAAcaggctggaggaggagagatga